From the genome of Canis lupus baileyi chromosome 4, mCanLup2.hap1, whole genome shotgun sequence:
TCAGGAGCAGAACAAAGCagctttcctcttccctcctctgctgCCTTCCTCTTGCCCCTCTCAAGTGGATCCAGACCCAACGTGCAGGTTTGCCAGGCAGCAAAACGCTGTAGGTTCAAGCAGAAAAAGGGACCAAGCCTTGGGCCAGGCTTTAGGGCCCTAGTGAGTTATAGGGATCGGCCCTCTTTTCTCCCATTACTGGGGACAGTCCTTCTGGGTAGCAGGAAGTGACCCCAAGCTCTGGTTCCCAACCTTAGGGGAAAGGGATGGGGTGGACTGAACCTCAGAGTCCCTGCTTTGCTTCTTTACCTATGTctgaggagggcagcctgggtggctcagaggtttagcgccgcctttggcccagggcatgatcctggggtcctgagatcgagtcccacgtcaggctccctgcatggagcctgcttctccctctgcctgtgtctctgcctctctctctctctcatgaataagtaaataaaatctttaaaaaaaaaaacaaacacatgtcTGAGGAATATGTGCTTGTGCACGTCTATACAACTATGTGCCCTTGCCCAGGGCAGGAAGGGCGGGTGGAGTCCTTTACACATGGTTTGTCTTCCTGGAGGCCAATCTGGTTTGATAAGCAATCATTTTTTATCTTACTAGAAGCAAGGCTTTATGATGAAGTCTGGAATACTAAGTacatatgtggtttttttttttaaagattttatttatttattcatgagagacacacagagagaggcagagacacaggtagagggagaagcaggctccatgatgggagctggatgcggaactcgatcccaggactccaggatcacaccctggtctgaaggcaggtgctaaaccgctgagccacgcagggatccccaatacatatgtgttttttaaaaaaatctgtaattacGTTTTTGGAATGAGTGATACAAAGGtatgttttcaaaaatgtaaacagCATAAAAGGGCATACAGTGAAAAATAATCTCATTCTTGTCCTCCAATTCCCCAATCCCTCTCCTCAGATGTGAAAACAGAACTTCTTACCCCTCCACAGCTTACTGTCAGGGTTAATGAGGCTTTACTAGTGTCTTTATCAATAAAGTATACTCTGGCCCCAGCAAATAAAAGGATTGTTTGTTATAGGAACTTTTTGAAACATCCATCAATACTTCAATAGAAAGCATTGATAGTTTGTGCCCTTAGACTTTGCTCTCACAATCCGGTATTCCTCATCCAACCCTTATCAAGCCCTCACTTTCAAAGACCACTCTTAAGTCAAACTGCAAGAAAAATCCGACCTTGCCTACAAGCTGCCCCTGCCAGCCACTACCAAAGGCCCTTTCCTTCAGAAGCAATAAACTCGCTTGTCTTATCCACTGGTTGGATTGATGAATTTTGGGAAGCTCCTATTTGACAGACACATCCCCTGTTAGCAAGACTCACCGAGTCCGTGTcacatgcattttctttcttttcaaagattttatttttaagtgacctCTTACAGCAACCTGGGGCTGCAACTGGCAACGCAGAGATGAAGAGTCCCACGCTCCCcgcactgagccagccaggtgcccctgtcaccTGCATTTTCACGTGGAGAAAGAGACTTAGCTCTAGGAGCCGCGCACTAGGTCCCTATACCCCGGGGTCCCGGTCACTCTCTTAGGCAGTGGGGGGCCGAAGGTGGGAAGACTGGAAAAGAGCTGATTTAGGGGATCTGGGAAGAGACAGCAGAGCCGGACGGAGGAGAGTCTCGCTAGTGCAGTTCGGGGCGCTCTCGGCCTGGGGTGGAGCCGGGGCCAGGTGAACGggaggaggggccgagggagtTAGATGCCCCTCGATCCCTCTGTTCAGACCTCGCTCGTCCCCTGCGCTGGGGGCCGCGCTGCGCCCCGCTCCCAGCCGAGGCCGTGGAAGCCCACGGGTCCAGGTCGCGGCTGTCCCCAGGGAAGCCGAGGGAAGGAAAGGGTTGGGGAGATCCCAGgctggggcggggccagggccgggGCGGGTCCTGATATAGACAGAGCCCCGCAGCCTGCGAGCGGCACAGCGCGGCCCCCGGAGCCCCAGAGCCTCGCGGACTGTCCGAGCCCCAGCGGGTCCCTCCGTCCCGGCTCCGCGTCCCCCCGCCGCAGCTACCGGTGAGTGCAGGCCGCCCCgacacccccccacccagccccggcCGCGCGGggtgcccggcccggccccgccgagCCTGAGTCAGCGCTGCCCGCGCCGGTGCGCCTCGCCGGGCATCCCCCCGCGGGgagccccgcccgcgccccggccctgCCCGAGCTGCCGGCACCCCCGGCCCGCGTCCTCGCTCCCCCGCGTCCTTCTCAAGTTGACCTCTCCCTCCCGAGCAGAGCCGCCGCCCGGAGCCTCAGCCCCGCCACCATGAGAGCCCTGATGACGTGCCTGCTCCTGGGCGCCCTAGTGGTGAGCGACTCTCGAATTAGCGGCTTTCCCGCTCTGGCTCCCCGCGGcccgaggggggcggggggcggcctaGGGGGCCGGAGTGCCCCGGGTTCCAGCAACCGCGGGGCCGGACCGCGTcagggggaggaggacagatgTGGCCGTGAGCATCCTGACGGCTCAGGGAGTTCCCACTTTGGGGCAAGGGGGGAAGAAGCCCCAGAGACCGCGCCAGCCTCCTTGCCGGCTCTGTGACGCCGGCTTGAGTCCATCCGTTTCTCCCTGCTTGAAACCTATGATCTTGCACTTGAGGGCTAGTTAGATGTGAAcaaggagaggacagagggacacGGAGGAAAGGGTGAGATTTGGGATTGGGGCCAGTGTTTCCTCATCTTTGAGGCCCAGGAGCCTGGGACCTTGGATGAACTTCTCCTCGCCTCCATCTCTTCCAGGGCAGCCATGAGTTTCATCCAGTGTCTAGCGCATGTGAGTATCCACCCGTTGCACAATATCTGGCTGCACAGACCACTTGCAGAAGCCTCAGGGGGCGGCCCCTCCCAGACGGCGCTGCAGGCCTGGCTCCCCCCTTGCTGctcctgcgcccccccccccttgcttACCCTTCCATCTCTGTGATCTCCAGCAAACTGCAGCTGTCTGAACGGAGGAACGTGCGTGTCCTACAAGTACTTCTCCAACATTCAGCGATGCAACTGCCCAAAGAAATTCCAGGGGGAACACTGTGAGATAGGTATGGGGATCCTGACTCtaactggggaggagggggcaccagaGACTTGGGGACAGGGAGGATGGGCAAGGTGCAAGAGCAGGCAGGAGTCAGGAGCTGGAGGTGGAGCAGGGAACATCTTCATCCCTGTGTGATATACACAGTGGAGCATAAACACATGCTGTTTCGTGAATCTGTGGTTGCACAAATGTGCAATGAGGAGGGAAGGAAACCCTTTCTAGTGCTTTCTGCCGGGCCTGAAATCATGTGAGGCCTGATAGGCTCTCTAAAATACCTGTCtgaatttcctcttctttctaaTATCTCTCATCCTCCCATTCTTCCTTAGATACATCAAAAACCTGCTACGAGGGGAATGGTCACTCTTACCGCGGGAAGGCCAACACCAACACCAGGGGCCGGCCCTGCCTGGCCTGGAACTCCGCAGCTGTTCTTCTGAAACAGTACCATGCCCTCAGACCTGATGCCCTTCAGCTGGGCCTGGGCAAACACAATTACTGCAGGTGAGGTGGGAGCAGCAAAGAGTCTCTAGCCCCACAGGGACCCTGTTACCATCCCCTATATTTCCGGAGTGCTGTCCATAAGCATGAGAATAGCAAGGCCTCTGGCTGACTTTTCCCTGGAGGGGAAGAAAATGCATTCTGGGTTGGAATGACACTCCCCCCAACCTCTCTGTGTTACCAGGAACCCGGACCACCAGAGAAAGCCGTGGTGCTATGTGCAGGTTGGCCTGATGCAGCTTGTCCAGGAGTGCACGGTGCAGCACTGCTCTTTTGGTGAGTGTCACTGACCTGTTTATGACAGTCAGGTGGAAGGGGACAAACTTATGTGTCCCTTTATCCCATCACaagagggtggaggagggaggcctGCCTGGCCTTGAAAAACTGGGAGGTCAGAGGACAAGACAGGGACACTATCCTACTTGCCTCCCTAAgacatccttttctttcttctccagaaaAAAATCCCCACTCTCCTCCAGAAAAAGCAGAGTTTCAATGTGGCCAGAAGGCTCTGAGGCCTCGCTTTAAGATTATTGGTGGAGAATTCACCACCATCGAGAACCAGCCTTGGTTTGCAGCCATCTACAGGAAGCACCGTGGAGGCTCTGTCACCTATCAGTGTGGTGGCAGCCTCATTAGTCCTTGCTGGGTGGTCAGCGCCACACACTGCTTCATGTAAGTCCCTCCGTCTCTTCTCCCTGACCCTCCTGCCTTACCCCCAAAACATCCCATTCTCCTTCCCAGCAAAGGATTCCACTTAAATTCCACCCCCCTTAAGTCCTCTCCATGCAGTCCATGGCTTTGGGGACAAGTCGTGCTCTGAGGTTGCTGTGGAGGggaaatgacaagatctcatgaGATCAGACTATCTGACAAGTCTCCCCTCCCACAGTAATTCCCAGAAGAAGGATGACTACATTGTCTACCTGGGTCGGTCAAAGCGTATCTCCAAAACATTTGGGGAGATGAAGTTTGAGGTGGAAAAGCTCATCTTGCATGAGGACTATAGTGCTGACAGTCTTGCTCACCACAATGATATTGGTGAGTGGAAAACCCTTTTCTGCCATAAAGATGATGATTGGAGGAAGTGGGGTCCAAGAAGAGAACCAAATGGGAGATTGAGGTTGTTAGGGGGAACTGAAGATCCTGTTTTATATAATAAAGGGACATATGTGAGGGGCCTGCTGCTCCTCTGTAGGAGTCCTTGAATTTCCAAACATTTAGCCTCATCTAGATGTCAATGGCCCCATGTGCGTATGACTTGGGCTGAGAGGCCCCTTCTTTTGTTGGATGCaacctctgcctgtcccaggatCTGGAAATTCAGCAATGGGCTGAATTTAGCTCATCTACCTCAGCCACCCATACATCTGTATGTAGCAGCCCTGGCTGGCCGAGTCTTATGTCAGCAGCTGGAACAAAGCCCTTGAGGAATGGGACAGGGGAGACTTGTTTCAGGTAATAAGCTATCAGCAGACTTTCCAGGATGACCTCTGTCCCTAACTGATTTGGGGATAAACATCCAATCCTTCAGCATTTGGAGGGGAGAGACGGTGACCGCCTGACCAGGTAGAGATCTTTCCCCCTGacctctcctgcttccctcttcccCCTTCAGCCTTGCTGAAGATCCGTTCTGATGAGGGCCAGTGTGCACAGCCATCCAGGTCCATACAAACCATCTGCCTCCCTCCATCACGTGGTGATGCTCATTTTGGTGCAAGCTGTGAGATCAGTGGCTTTGGAAAAGAGAATTCCAGTAAGTGACATTTGGGGCTGGCTGAGAGGGTCCTGGGGGAGTCTTGTCGCCTGGAGGTGAGCTCAACTTGAACAAGAGAGGAACGTGGAGATAGAGATGGGAGCATTGTGGAGGTAGCAGATGGGTTTAGGGATGGAATGGGGAGCACTGTTTAGGGAGTGATGGATCATTAAGGTAAATAGATAGGGGGTAAGAGGCTATACATGAGGTAAAAGCTCAGATTTGGGACAGAAAGAGTAAAGGCTTTCCCTGACAGGAGCACCTTTTCGTCTCCTCCCTGGCCAAGGGTCCCGTGGGAAGGTTGAACAGACACATCTTCATGTAAACTTCTCCTTGTTTACTCCATCTAGCTGACTATCTCTATCCAGAGCAGCTGAAAATGACTGTTGTGAAGCTGGTTTCCCACCAGGAGTGTCAGCAGCCCCACTACTATGGCTCTGAAGTCACCGACCAAATGCTGTGTGCTGCTGACCCAGAGTGGGAAACAGATTCCTGCCAGGTGAGAGTTCCAGCCTCTCTTCCTGTCACCCCCAGAACTCCCCAGGGCTCGTGAGCCTGTCCCTGCCAActttggggagcctctctccagCCAGAGCCCCAAGAAGTCAGAATTAGGAGCTCAGGCCTTAGACAGTTTAAACTGACCTTTATGTGTTTACCAAACAGTTGTGAGcctggctctgtgctaggcacttcAGGCTGGAGACAGGAAGGAAATAAGGCCATAAAAGAGgagaacaatagaaaaataatgctaCTCAGTGCTCAGGGCCTGGTATAAATTGTAAATGATCAGATGTTGGGGAGCGAGGGGTGAGTGCCAATTAGGTGGTCAAGAGGGGAGGCTTTAAAGAGACTGTGACTCTGTAGGCATCTGAGGAGACGGGGAAGAAAGGAGAACATTGCCACTGAAAGATACAAAAATGAGAATGAGCATGACATATTCCAGGATGGGGAGGAAAAGAACCTGAGAATGAAGATGGAATTGTGGCAGATAGCTGGGCTTTGTAAGCCAAGCAGAGTATTTTAAACTTGATATGGTAGGAAATGCGGAATCACTAAGGATTTTAAAACTAAgaaactctctctttctcttggggatgactgggtgattgGGTCAGATGGGCCCCTCTTCACTTTTCCCGGGGCTCACTTTCTGTGTCTTTGACTTAACAGGGAGACTCCGGGGGGCCCCTGGTCTGCTCTACCCAAGGCCGCCTGACTCTGACTGGGATTGTGAGCTGGGGCAGTGGATGTGCCATGAAGAACAAGCCAGGCGTCTACACAAGGGTCTCACGCTTCCTGCCTTGGATCCACAGGCACATAGGGGAACAGAATGGCCTAACCCTCTGAGGCTCCCCAAGGGGCCAAGGGAAGAGAGGGGTCCACCCACTCCCATGCTATCATTTTTTGCTGTAGAACCATCTGCATCAGCTCTCTATAAGGAAGGAACTGAGGAAGATAGGCTATTACAGAGATGATTTTGCTTGTACTGCCCACCAGAGTGAGCAGCAATAGCTTGATCTTCAGATATAGGCCTGGGTGCTGAGTGCCCAGATCTCTTGAGGCCAGGATGGAGGAATGGCCCTGACCCAGGATGGTATTGACCAGTTGTTTGTCTTTCTATGAACTAAAGCCTCCTGGAgtgaaaaatgccattttctGAGCATAGGTAGAAAGAGAGCCAGCTCCCCCAACAGCGGGCATTCATTCATGAGGCCCACTGTTGGGAAATGAATAATTTCTTAATTAGGAAGTAGAACAGAACAGAGGTCTCTTGAGGGAGCGTGGCCACTGTTGAACAGTGGCTTGGGGAGTGGAGACACTAATGACTTGATGGAAAGGCTCTGACATTCCATGAATGTATCaggaaatattatatatgtgtgtatatgtttgcaCACTGGTGCACAGGCTGAGTGTCAGTGTGTGTAACAGCTAGTGTTCCTGAGTTTGACTGCAAGTCTAGATATTTCCCTAAACTGAGTG
Proteins encoded in this window:
- the PLAU gene encoding urokinase-type plasminogen activator, with protein sequence MRALMTCLLLGALVGSHEFHPVSSASNCSCLNGGTCVSYKYFSNIQRCNCPKKFQGEHCEIDTSKTCYEGNGHSYRGKANTNTRGRPCLAWNSAAVLLKQYHALRPDALQLGLGKHNYCRNPDHQRKPWCYVQVGLMQLVQECTVQHCSFEKNPHSPPEKAEFQCGQKALRPRFKIIGGEFTTIENQPWFAAIYRKHRGGSVTYQCGGSLISPCWVVSATHCFINSQKKDDYIVYLGRSKRISKTFGEMKFEVEKLILHEDYSADSLAHHNDIALLKIRSDEGQCAQPSRSIQTICLPPSRGDAHFGASCEISGFGKENSTDYLYPEQLKMTVVKLVSHQECQQPHYYGSEVTDQMLCAADPEWETDSCQGDSGGPLVCSTQGRLTLTGIVSWGSGCAMKNKPGVYTRVSRFLPWIHRHIGEQNGLTL